From Mycolicibacterium nivoides, a single genomic window includes:
- a CDS encoding FGGY family carbohydrate kinase, with the protein MTVLAIDQGTSGTKAIVVDPQEGVVGVAEVAVHPRYLDGGGVEQDPAELLESVLGAGRAALDEAGRPVDAVSLANQGETVLAWDPGTGKPLTPAIVWQDRRAEALCADLGAHADMLAARTGLVLDPYFSAPKMAWLRRNMGAAAGSVVTTSDTWLLHQLTGEFVTDATTASRSAAVELGGRDWSHELLAVFGLDGERLPRIAANDEIIGTTSAFGSDVPVGGIVVDQQAALLAEACLEPGMAKCTFGTGAFLLSNTGTTPVRSTTGLTSSVAWRVGGIDSFCIDGQVYTAASAVKWLTSLGVISGAAEMDAIAEPDNGGVMCVPALAGLAAPWWKSQATATISGMTLSTGRGHIVLAVLQGIAAQVAELVSAIDADAPPLTRLRTDGGLTQSTVLMQACADILQVPVDVYPSAHATALGAAALARLSLAPEKSVSDVVADWTPSACYEPRWSPARAAEFRSAWRELAETTYHQENS; encoded by the coding sequence ATGACGGTACTGGCCATCGACCAAGGCACCTCGGGCACCAAGGCGATCGTTGTCGATCCCCAAGAGGGTGTAGTAGGCGTTGCCGAGGTCGCTGTCCACCCGCGCTACCTCGACGGCGGCGGCGTCGAGCAGGACCCGGCAGAACTGCTGGAGTCCGTGCTCGGCGCCGGACGCGCCGCCCTCGACGAGGCCGGCCGCCCTGTCGACGCGGTTTCGCTGGCGAATCAGGGCGAGACCGTGCTGGCCTGGGATCCCGGGACCGGCAAGCCGCTGACCCCGGCCATCGTATGGCAGGACCGCCGGGCCGAGGCCTTGTGCGCCGACCTCGGCGCACATGCCGACATGCTCGCCGCCCGAACCGGATTGGTGCTCGACCCCTACTTCTCGGCGCCGAAGATGGCCTGGCTGCGCCGCAACATGGGAGCCGCGGCCGGCAGTGTCGTAACAACATCCGACACGTGGCTGCTGCACCAGCTCACCGGCGAGTTCGTCACCGACGCCACCACTGCCAGCCGCTCGGCGGCCGTGGAACTGGGCGGCCGGGACTGGAGCCACGAGTTGCTCGCAGTGTTCGGGCTGGACGGCGAACGGCTGCCCCGAATCGCCGCAAACGACGAGATCATCGGCACCACATCGGCTTTCGGATCGGATGTCCCGGTCGGCGGCATCGTGGTGGACCAGCAGGCCGCGCTGCTGGCCGAGGCGTGCCTCGAACCCGGCATGGCCAAGTGCACGTTCGGCACCGGTGCCTTCCTGCTGTCGAACACCGGGACCACCCCGGTGCGCTCGACCACGGGTCTGACCTCGTCGGTGGCCTGGCGGGTCGGCGGCATCGACTCGTTCTGCATCGACGGCCAGGTCTACACCGCCGCATCGGCCGTCAAATGGCTCACCTCGCTCGGCGTGATCAGCGGAGCCGCGGAGATGGATGCCATCGCCGAACCCGACAACGGCGGGGTGATGTGCGTGCCCGCGCTGGCGGGCCTTGCCGCGCCATGGTGGAAATCGCAAGCCACCGCGACGATCTCGGGCATGACCCTGTCGACCGGGCGCGGCCACATCGTGCTGGCGGTACTGCAGGGCATCGCCGCACAGGTCGCCGAACTGGTGTCGGCGATCGACGCCGACGCACCGCCGCTGACCCGGCTGCGTACCGACGGCGGGCTGACCCAGTCCACGGTCCTGATGCAGGCCTGCGCCGACATCCTGCAGGTGCCCGTCGACGTGTATCCCTCAGCGCACGCCACCGCGCTGGGCGCTGCCGCGCTGGCGCGGCTCAGCCTGGCACCCGAGAAGTCGGTGTCCGACGTCGTCGCCGACTGGACCCCGTCGGCCTGCTACGAACCCCGGTGGAGCCCGGCGCGCGCCGCCGAATTCCGCTCGGCCTGGCGAGAGCTGGCCGAAACCACGTATCACCAGGAGAATTCATGA
- a CDS encoding carboxymuconolactone decarboxylase family protein: MTASDTRAERGRREFAEVMTFTAPEDDSPATANLIDFVFAEVWPRAALSRRDRRFVTLPCVAAADADGPLRDHVYAALNSGDVSIVEMRETVLHFAVYAGWPKASRFNGVVDEQWERIHHERGLTPPAPSPLLPLTTPSDPEDRLACGEQSFRDVNCMPYTPIRDNPFSGAGILNFVFGEMWLRPGLGMKERRLVTVACVAFQDAPIPIVSHVYAALKSRDVSFKEMDELALHFAAYYGWPKASHLNQVIGEQKQRVLQEWEAEA, from the coding sequence ATGACCGCATCCGACACCCGGGCCGAGCGCGGCAGGCGCGAATTCGCCGAGGTGATGACGTTCACGGCCCCCGAGGACGATTCTCCTGCGACCGCCAACCTCATCGACTTCGTGTTCGCCGAGGTATGGCCGCGGGCCGCCTTGAGCCGCCGGGATCGGCGATTCGTCACGCTGCCGTGCGTCGCGGCGGCCGATGCCGACGGGCCGTTGCGCGACCACGTGTACGCCGCACTCAACAGCGGCGATGTCTCCATCGTCGAAATGAGGGAAACCGTCCTGCATTTCGCGGTGTACGCCGGCTGGCCCAAGGCCTCTAGGTTCAACGGCGTGGTGGACGAGCAATGGGAGCGCATTCACCACGAACGCGGTCTCACGCCGCCGGCACCGAGTCCGCTCCTGCCGCTGACCACACCGAGTGATCCAGAGGACCGCTTGGCCTGCGGCGAGCAGTCCTTCCGGGACGTCAACTGCATGCCATACACGCCGATTCGGGACAATCCCTTCTCAGGTGCCGGCATCCTCAACTTCGTCTTCGGGGAGATGTGGCTGCGCCCCGGACTCGGGATGAAGGAACGTCGACTGGTAACGGTGGCCTGTGTGGCGTTTCAGGACGCGCCCATTCCAATCGTCAGCCACGTCTACGCCGCGCTCAAGAGTCGCGACGTGTCTTTCAAGGAAATGGACGAACTGGCATTGCATTTCGCGGCCTATTACGGATGGCCCAAGGCCTCGCACCTGAACCAGGTGATCGGAGAGCAGAAGCAGCGGGTGTTGCAGGAATGGGAAGCCGAAGCGTGA
- a CDS encoding amino acid permease, with protein MPNSSTPPTPPSRPENVSAYGYTETLERGTGKFASFAVAFAFVSIATGIFTTYGSVLNSSGPMGIWTWPIVIVGQVAVALLLGSLAARIPVTGYAYQWVSRLANPILGWITGWISFTFLAIVVVAVDYTVAATVVPALFDFTGTPLTSFEITAAVLLLQAILVGLSTKWTERVNNFAVTAELIGMVALVVLLFVVGVVAHKLSVGNLFSRGDIPAEGYWSFGTATSVGPWMLGFLLGAFTIVGFESAANLAEETKKPEIVVPRAMWQAVLASGVLGFLFLLVVTAAVNDPTTLAQSGTPIADVIRDILGSFVGTALLVLVAVAIFACGLVILMSGVRLVWAMSRDQRFPGWQLLHKVSPRFRTPANATVFMAATSAVILGIFSTSTDALFKLFSAATLLPASIYAITIALYIATRKKLPASAGFSLGRWEIPVLVIAVVWLVFELSLFRDASFKDPWLYVLAMVAIGAVYLGYLLVTRGKEGLKMPELASIDAELDHVAGDTEDAVK; from the coding sequence ATGCCCAATTCTTCCACACCGCCCACACCACCGAGCCGCCCCGAAAACGTGTCCGCATACGGCTATACCGAGACCCTGGAACGCGGCACCGGCAAGTTCGCCTCCTTCGCCGTGGCGTTCGCATTCGTCTCGATCGCCACCGGCATCTTCACCACCTACGGCAGCGTGCTCAACAGCTCCGGCCCGATGGGCATCTGGACCTGGCCGATCGTCATCGTCGGCCAGGTGGCGGTGGCCCTGCTGCTCGGCTCGCTGGCCGCCCGCATCCCGGTGACCGGCTACGCGTACCAGTGGGTGTCGCGGCTGGCCAACCCCATCCTCGGCTGGATCACCGGGTGGATCTCGTTCACGTTCCTGGCGATCGTCGTCGTCGCGGTGGACTACACCGTGGCGGCCACCGTGGTGCCCGCATTGTTCGACTTCACCGGAACCCCGTTGACGTCATTCGAGATCACCGCCGCGGTGCTGCTGCTGCAGGCCATCTTGGTCGGACTGTCGACCAAATGGACCGAGCGGGTCAACAACTTCGCCGTCACCGCGGAGCTGATCGGGATGGTCGCCCTGGTGGTCCTGCTGTTCGTCGTGGGTGTGGTCGCCCACAAGCTGTCGGTCGGCAACCTGTTCTCCCGGGGTGACATCCCGGCCGAGGGGTACTGGAGCTTCGGGACCGCCACCTCGGTGGGCCCGTGGATGCTCGGCTTCCTGCTCGGCGCCTTCACCATCGTCGGCTTCGAGTCCGCCGCGAATCTGGCCGAGGAAACCAAGAAGCCCGAAATCGTTGTGCCGCGCGCAATGTGGCAGGCCGTGCTGGCCTCGGGCGTGCTGGGTTTCCTGTTCCTGTTGGTGGTGACCGCCGCCGTCAACGATCCGACCACGCTGGCCCAGTCGGGCACCCCGATCGCCGACGTGATCCGTGACATCCTCGGCTCCTTCGTCGGCACCGCGCTGCTGGTGCTGGTGGCGGTCGCGATCTTCGCCTGCGGCCTGGTGATCCTGATGAGCGGCGTGCGCCTGGTCTGGGCGATGTCGCGCGATCAGCGCTTCCCGGGATGGCAGTTGCTGCACAAGGTCTCGCCGCGGTTCCGCACCCCGGCCAATGCCACCGTGTTCATGGCAGCCACCTCGGCGGTGATCCTCGGGATCTTCTCGACCAGCACCGACGCGTTGTTCAAGCTGTTCTCCGCGGCCACTCTGCTGCCCGCATCCATCTACGCCATCACCATCGCGCTCTACATCGCGACCCGCAAGAAGCTGCCCGCCAGCGCCGGATTCAGCCTGGGCCGCTGGGAGATTCCGGTCCTGGTGATCGCCGTGGTGTGGCTGGTGTTCGAACTGTCGCTGTTCCGCGACGCGTCCTTCAAGGATCCTTGGTTGTACGTCCTGGCAATGGTGGCGATCGGTGCGGTCTACCTCGGCTACCTGCTGGTCACCCGAGGCAAGGAGGGTTTGAAGATGCCCGAGCTGGCCTCGATCGACGCCGAACTGGACCATGTCGCAGGCGATACCGAGGACGCCGTGAAATGA
- a CDS encoding mycofactocin-coupled SDR family oxidoreductase — MGNLDGKVAFITGVARGQGRSHAVTLAGEGAAVIGVDICADIPSNGYPMASRDELDETVALVEAAGGKMVAAVADVRDFHALKAALDAGVEQFGRLDIVLANAGIATMAFRELTIEEDLDMWNDVIDVNLVGSFHTAKAAIPHLIEGGRGGSIVFTSSTAGLRGFGGLQGGGLGYAASKHGIVGLMRTLSNALAPHSIRVNSVHPTAVNTMMAVNPAMTAFLENYPDGGPHLQNPMPVSLLEPQDISATISYLVSDAARYVTGVTLPVDAGFTNKL, encoded by the coding sequence ATGGGAAATCTGGACGGAAAAGTCGCCTTCATCACCGGGGTAGCCCGAGGTCAGGGGCGCAGTCATGCGGTGACACTCGCCGGTGAAGGCGCTGCCGTCATCGGTGTGGACATCTGCGCCGACATCCCATCGAACGGGTATCCGATGGCCAGCCGCGACGAGCTCGACGAGACGGTCGCCCTCGTCGAGGCAGCGGGCGGCAAGATGGTCGCCGCCGTCGCCGACGTCCGCGATTTCCATGCGCTCAAAGCCGCACTCGACGCGGGCGTCGAGCAGTTCGGGCGCCTGGACATCGTGCTCGCCAACGCGGGCATCGCCACGATGGCATTCCGCGAGCTGACCATCGAAGAAGACCTCGATATGTGGAACGACGTGATCGACGTCAACCTCGTCGGCTCGTTTCACACCGCCAAGGCCGCGATCCCCCACTTGATCGAGGGCGGGCGCGGTGGATCGATCGTCTTCACCAGTTCGACCGCCGGACTGCGCGGCTTCGGTGGGCTCCAGGGCGGAGGCCTGGGCTACGCGGCATCCAAGCACGGCATCGTCGGGCTGATGCGCACCCTGTCCAATGCCCTTGCCCCACACAGCATCAGGGTCAACTCGGTGCATCCCACCGCGGTCAACACCATGATGGCGGTCAACCCGGCGATGACGGCGTTCCTGGAGAACTACCCCGACGGCGGTCCACATCTGCAGAACCCGATGCCGGTGTCATTGCTGGAGCCGCAGGACATCAGCGCGACCATCAGCTACCTGGTGTCCGACGCTGCCCGCTACGTCACCGGAGTCACCCTCCCCGTCGACGCCGGCTTCACGAACAAACTCTGA
- a CDS encoding alpha/beta fold hydrolase translates to MPFIEHERGRAYYRHWAAAEPRAAVVFLHGFGEHTGVYHRYGFALNAAGIDLWAVDQFGHGLTPGTRGDFGSIEDSWALAEALTTLAEQESAGIPLVAQGHSFGSVVTLFRLLGAPDRYRAGIISGAPLVPIPEMLDADTELDLDPTWLSSDPFYLDALENDPLAFVDADGAALTRELDRAWDRFGAELPKLTVPTLALHGSADVIAPIGAVKAYSEQIEALQFKEFPGGRHDILNESAHREVAVDIVEFIGAHIG, encoded by the coding sequence ATGCCATTCATCGAGCACGAACGCGGCCGCGCCTACTACCGGCACTGGGCCGCAGCGGAACCCCGCGCAGCCGTCGTCTTCCTGCACGGGTTCGGTGAACACACCGGGGTCTACCACCGGTATGGTTTCGCGCTCAATGCCGCGGGCATCGACCTGTGGGCGGTCGATCAGTTCGGGCACGGACTGACTCCGGGCACCCGGGGCGACTTCGGCAGCATCGAGGACAGTTGGGCACTGGCGGAGGCACTGACCACCCTCGCCGAGCAAGAGAGCGCCGGCATACCGCTGGTGGCACAAGGACATTCGTTCGGCTCGGTGGTGACCCTGTTCCGGCTGCTCGGTGCACCCGACCGGTATCGGGCCGGCATCATCTCCGGCGCTCCGTTGGTGCCGATCCCCGAGATGCTCGATGCGGACACCGAATTGGACCTGGACCCCACCTGGCTCTCGTCCGACCCGTTCTACCTCGACGCCCTGGAGAACGATCCACTGGCCTTCGTCGACGCCGATGGAGCCGCGCTCACCCGCGAGCTGGACCGGGCCTGGGACCGGTTCGGTGCCGAACTGCCCAAGCTGACCGTGCCGACCCTGGCCCTGCACGGTTCTGCCGACGTCATCGCCCCGATCGGTGCGGTGAAGGCCTACTCCGAACAGATAGAAGCATTGCAGTTCAAGGAATTTCCGGGTGGGCGCCACGACATCCTCAACGAGTCCGCGCACCGCGAGGTCGCCGTGGACATCGTGGAGTTCATCGGCGCTCACATCGGCTAG
- a CDS encoding NAD(P)/FAD-dependent oxidoreductase, with translation MNTPTSDAFDVVVIGAGIVGSAIARELSGYQLSVALLEARDDVGDGTSKANTAILHTGFDAKPGTLESTMVSRGYELLSDYAAHTGIPVEHTGAILVAWDDEQLDALPGLKEKAEANGYHRCEIVDSAAVYAAVPDLGPGALGGLTVPDESIICTWTVNLALATDAVNRGTTLLTDHRVERVETGAEVTTLHTSAGTVRTRWVVNAAGLGADVIDNLFGFSRFTVTPRRGELIVYDKLARPLVDKIVLPVPTSRGKGVLVSPTIYGNVMLGPTSEDLTDRGATGTSESGFEFLLEKGRALMPRLLAEEVTATYAGLRAAIDHGDYLIEADPAQHYLLVGGIRSTGLTAGMAIAEYARDQLVSAGLELTPAVDLPDPPQMPNLGEAFPRPYQQAEKIAADPAYGRIVCFCERVTEGELRDACHSVIPPAALEGLRRRTRVMNGRCQAFFCGAEVQSVFERESQESNQ, from the coding sequence ATGAACACCCCGACCTCCGACGCCTTTGACGTCGTGGTCATCGGAGCCGGCATCGTCGGCTCAGCCATAGCGCGTGAGCTGTCCGGATACCAACTGTCGGTTGCGCTGCTCGAAGCCCGCGACGATGTCGGCGACGGAACCAGCAAGGCCAACACGGCGATCCTGCACACCGGGTTCGACGCCAAACCCGGAACGCTGGAATCCACCATGGTCAGCCGCGGCTACGAACTGCTCTCCGACTACGCGGCCCACACCGGGATCCCGGTCGAGCACACCGGCGCCATCCTGGTGGCCTGGGACGACGAACAGCTCGATGCCCTACCGGGGTTGAAAGAGAAGGCCGAGGCCAACGGGTATCACCGGTGCGAGATCGTCGATTCCGCAGCCGTCTACGCCGCGGTTCCTGACCTGGGGCCGGGCGCCCTCGGCGGACTCACCGTGCCTGACGAGTCGATCATCTGCACCTGGACGGTCAACCTCGCGCTGGCCACCGACGCCGTCAACCGGGGCACCACCCTGCTGACCGATCACCGGGTGGAGCGCGTCGAGACCGGTGCCGAGGTCACCACGCTGCACACCTCCGCGGGCACTGTGCGCACCCGATGGGTGGTCAACGCGGCCGGTCTGGGCGCCGATGTCATCGACAACCTGTTCGGCTTCTCCCGATTCACCGTGACCCCGCGCCGCGGCGAGCTCATCGTCTACGACAAGCTGGCCCGACCGTTGGTCGACAAGATCGTGCTGCCGGTGCCGACCTCGCGCGGCAAGGGCGTTCTGGTCAGCCCCACCATCTACGGCAACGTCATGCTCGGCCCCACCTCCGAGGACCTCACCGACCGCGGCGCAACAGGCACTTCGGAGAGCGGATTCGAGTTCCTGCTCGAAAAGGGTCGCGCGCTGATGCCCCGACTCCTTGCCGAGGAGGTCACCGCGACCTACGCCGGGCTGCGCGCGGCGATCGACCACGGGGACTACCTGATCGAAGCCGATCCGGCGCAGCATTACCTGCTGGTCGGCGGCATCCGGTCCACCGGCCTGACCGCGGGCATGGCGATCGCGGAATACGCCCGTGATCAACTGGTCTCGGCCGGCCTTGAGCTGACCCCGGCCGTCGATCTGCCCGACCCGCCGCAGATGCCCAATCTCGGCGAGGCATTCCCCCGTCCCTATCAGCAGGCCGAGAAGATCGCCGCCGACCCCGCCTACGGCCGGATCGTGTGTTTCTGCGAACGGGTCACCGAAGGTGAACTGCGCGATGCCTGCCATTCCGTCATCCCACCCGCGGCCCTGGAAGGCCTGCGTCGACGCACCCGCGTGATGAACGGTCGTTGCCAGGCATTCTTCTGCGGTGCCGAGGTGCAGTCGGTCTTCGAGCGGGAATCTCAGGAGAGCAATCAGTGA
- a CDS encoding mycofactocin-coupled SDR family oxidoreductase, which produces MGRVTGKRVLITGAARGMGRSHAVRLAEEGADLILIDICESLPEVEYPLATRDDLDETASLVRELGRQALTYVVDVRDGAALSAVVAEGVAVLGGLEASVANAGVLTAGTWDTTTAEQWRTVVDVNLIGTWNTCAAALPHLVERGGSLINVSSVAGLKGSPLHTPYTASKHGVVGLSRALANELAAVNVRVNTVHPTGVATGLRPDSLHTLLHETRQDLGPIFQNALPIQMTEALDISNAVLFLISDEARHVTGLEFKIDAGVTIR; this is translated from the coding sequence ATGGGGCGGGTCACCGGCAAGCGCGTGCTGATCACCGGCGCAGCACGTGGCATGGGCCGAAGCCATGCCGTACGCCTCGCCGAGGAAGGCGCCGACCTTATCCTCATCGACATCTGCGAATCGCTGCCGGAGGTGGAATATCCCCTGGCCACCCGCGACGATCTCGACGAAACCGCCAGCCTGGTCAGGGAACTCGGCCGTCAGGCGCTGACCTATGTGGTCGACGTGCGCGACGGTGCGGCATTGAGCGCCGTGGTCGCCGAGGGAGTGGCCGTGCTCGGCGGTCTGGAGGCCTCGGTTGCCAACGCCGGGGTGCTGACCGCGGGCACCTGGGACACCACCACCGCGGAGCAGTGGCGCACCGTCGTGGACGTGAACCTGATCGGCACCTGGAACACCTGCGCAGCCGCACTGCCGCATCTGGTGGAACGCGGCGGCAGCCTGATCAATGTCAGTTCGGTGGCGGGGCTCAAGGGTTCACCGCTGCACACGCCCTACACGGCATCCAAACACGGTGTGGTCGGCCTCAGCCGTGCCCTGGCCAATGAGCTTGCCGCGGTGAACGTTCGGGTCAACACCGTGCATCCCACGGGAGTCGCCACCGGGTTGCGGCCGGACAGCCTGCACACCCTGCTCCACGAGACTCGTCAAGACCTGGGTCCGATCTTCCAGAATGCGCTGCCGATCCAGATGACCGAGGCGCTGGACATCAGCAATGCGGTGCTTTTCCTGATCTCCGACGAAGCCCGGCACGTCACCGGCCTGGAGTTCAAGATCGACGCCGGGGTGACGATCCGATGA
- a CDS encoding TetR/AcrR family transcriptional regulator: MAAERDRVLDIVVDLLETEGYEGVQLREVARRAKTSLATIYKRYATRDELILAALDSWMAENRYSGVAGQVRESEESLYEALMRMFRTIFEPWEKHPDMLRAYSRARAAPGGDRLVRRGLDIVVPTGRSILTGVDEAFVHDLDTIVTSLVFGLVGRFTAGEIAITEILPSLDRTIYWLTAGYEAAR, from the coding sequence GTGGCAGCTGAACGTGATCGGGTCCTCGACATCGTCGTGGACCTCCTTGAGACCGAGGGCTATGAAGGGGTGCAACTGCGTGAGGTGGCACGCCGGGCCAAGACCTCACTGGCCACGATCTACAAGCGTTACGCCACGCGCGACGAGTTGATCCTGGCCGCGCTGGATTCCTGGATGGCCGAGAACCGGTACTCGGGAGTGGCCGGGCAGGTGCGTGAGTCGGAGGAGTCCCTCTACGAGGCGCTGATGCGGATGTTCCGCACCATCTTCGAGCCGTGGGAGAAGCACCCCGACATGCTCAGGGCCTACTCGCGGGCCAGGGCGGCGCCGGGCGGGGACCGCCTGGTGCGCCGGGGCCTCGATATCGTCGTACCCACGGGTCGGTCCATCCTGACCGGGGTGGACGAGGCATTCGTCCACGATCTCGACACCATCGTGACCAGCCTGGTGTTCGGTCTGGTCGGCCGCTTCACCGCGGGCGAGATCGCCATCACCGAGATCCTGCCCAGCCTCGATCGGACCATCTACTGGCTCACGGCGGGGTATGAGGCTGCGCGCTAG
- a CDS encoding DeoR/GlpR family DNA-binding transcription regulator, which produces MLPVERHEAIVEAVGTAQAVSTDELVRRLGVSAETVRRDLAFLEERGALRRVHGGAAAVADHRPIEPPYSERTMIRHQAKAQLARVAAGLLENGQTVIIDIGTTAVAVAHAIPRSFTGTVITPSLPVAIELADRPGIQLLLAGGRVRAGDLACSNAHTKAFFTDIYADIALLGSGGVDAAAGLTDFHLDEIDVRRTIIANSARSYILADSSKLGQVAPYRVCDLSAVNGLITDQNTDPAVAAAFEETGGVVMPARPASA; this is translated from the coding sequence GTGCTGCCGGTTGAGCGTCATGAGGCGATCGTCGAGGCGGTAGGCACCGCGCAGGCGGTCAGCACGGACGAACTCGTCCGCCGCCTCGGGGTATCGGCCGAGACGGTCCGCCGCGACCTGGCCTTTCTCGAAGAGCGCGGAGCGTTGCGCCGGGTTCACGGCGGCGCCGCGGCGGTTGCCGACCACCGACCCATCGAGCCTCCGTACTCCGAGCGCACGATGATCCGGCACCAGGCCAAGGCCCAGCTGGCCCGGGTGGCTGCGGGACTGCTCGAAAACGGGCAGACCGTGATCATCGACATCGGCACCACGGCCGTCGCCGTCGCCCACGCCATCCCCCGCAGCTTCACCGGCACCGTGATCACCCCTTCGCTGCCGGTCGCGATCGAGCTGGCCGACCGCCCCGGAATCCAGTTGCTGCTGGCCGGCGGACGGGTCCGGGCCGGCGACCTGGCCTGCTCGAACGCACACACCAAGGCGTTCTTCACCGACATTTACGCCGACATCGCCCTGCTCGGCTCCGGCGGCGTGGACGCGGCGGCCGGGCTCACCGACTTCCATCTCGACGAGATCGACGTACGCCGCACGATCATCGCCAACAGCGCGCGCAGCTACATCCTGGCCGACTCCTCCAAGCTCGGACAGGTAGCGCCCTATCGGGTGTGCGATCTGAGCGCCGTCAACGGCCTGATCACCGACCAGAACACCGATCCGGCCGTTGCAGCGGCCTTCGAAGAGACGGGAGGTGTGGTCATGCCGGCGCGGCCGGCAAGCGCCTGA
- a CDS encoding aldehyde dehydrogenase family protein: MGSRSVIFEHIYPATGQPNGTVALAGASEIDNAVQAATKAQRQWVSLTADRRRDLLIDLADVVHEHLDELAKLNVADYAVPISFAGTAVLLEGFLRHFAGYADKPHGVTTPVSGSFDINLVEREPYGVVGVITPWNGALVVTGSCVAPALAAGNAVVLKPSELAPFAALRFGELCVEAGLPEGLVAVVPADADGGDALVRHRGIGKIAFTGGGVTARKVLQAAATNLTPVVTELGGKSANIIFADADLDLAASLSAHQGPLMQSGQSCACASRILVHDAVYDEFLEKFLGIVGAARIGDPMDPATTFGPVISQAAAERILAAVDTAVSSGAGELLLGGKRIDGDGYYVEPTVFGGVDNASELAQLETFGPVVSVMRFRDEDEAVQIANDTPYGLNAFVQTTDLNRAHRVARRLESGSVWINQFSQISPQGPYGGYKQSGSGRTGGIEGLHEFQQVKNIRIAVR, translated from the coding sequence ATGGGAAGCCGAAGCGTGATCTTCGAGCACATCTACCCGGCCACCGGCCAACCGAACGGAACCGTAGCGCTGGCCGGTGCCAGCGAGATCGACAACGCGGTGCAAGCGGCGACCAAGGCGCAGCGGCAATGGGTCTCGCTCACCGCCGACCGGCGCCGGGACCTGCTGATCGACCTGGCCGACGTCGTGCACGAGCACCTCGACGAGCTCGCGAAACTCAACGTGGCCGACTACGCGGTGCCGATCTCGTTCGCGGGCACCGCAGTCCTCCTCGAAGGGTTCCTGCGACATTTCGCGGGCTACGCCGACAAACCGCACGGGGTGACGACTCCAGTCAGCGGGTCGTTCGACATCAACCTCGTCGAACGCGAGCCGTACGGCGTCGTCGGCGTCATCACGCCGTGGAACGGCGCCCTGGTCGTCACCGGATCGTGTGTCGCCCCGGCCCTGGCAGCCGGCAACGCCGTCGTCCTCAAACCCTCGGAACTCGCCCCGTTCGCGGCGCTGCGTTTCGGCGAGCTGTGCGTCGAGGCGGGATTGCCCGAGGGCCTGGTGGCCGTCGTCCCAGCCGATGCCGATGGTGGCGACGCCCTGGTGCGTCATCGAGGTATCGGCAAGATCGCCTTCACCGGCGGTGGGGTGACAGCACGCAAGGTGCTGCAAGCTGCCGCAACGAATCTGACGCCGGTGGTCACCGAGCTGGGCGGCAAATCAGCCAACATCATCTTCGCCGATGCCGACCTGGACCTGGCCGCATCGCTGTCGGCACATCAGGGCCCGCTCATGCAATCAGGCCAGAGCTGCGCGTGCGCGAGCCGGATACTCGTCCATGATGCGGTCTACGACGAATTTCTCGAGAAGTTCCTCGGCATCGTCGGCGCGGCCCGCATCGGTGACCCGATGGATCCCGCGACCACGTTCGGGCCGGTGATCAGCCAGGCGGCCGCCGAGCGGATCCTGGCCGCCGTCGATACCGCCGTGTCCAGCGGGGCGGGCGAATTGTTGTTGGGCGGCAAGCGGATCGATGGCGACGGCTACTACGTCGAGCCGACCGTGTTCGGCGGCGTCGACAACGCCTCGGAACTCGCGCAGTTGGAGACCTTCGGGCCGGTGGTCTCGGTGATGAGATTCCGCGACGAGGACGAGGCCGTGCAGATCGCCAACGACACCCCGTACGGCCTGAACGCATTTGTTCAGACGACGGATCTCAACCGCGCGCACCGAGTGGCCCGTCGACTCGAGTCCGGTTCGGTGTGGATCAACCAGTTCAGCCAGATCTCGCCGCAGGGACCGTACGGCGGCTACAAGCAGAGTGGCTCGGGCCGCACTGGCGGTATCGAAGGCCTCCACGAGTTCCAGCAGGTGAAGAACATCCGGATCGCTGTGCGCTGA